Proteins co-encoded in one Brassica oleracea var. oleracea cultivar TO1000 chromosome C4, BOL, whole genome shotgun sequence genomic window:
- the LOC106340696 gene encoding protein TPX2: MCTGKSSHTKSPPKYGKTSPTSSVLSLGSNGKRMTKVEHKDRAHDKTKAAAAKNVAKAPAKENKKPLAFKLHSGERAVKRAMFNYSVATNYYITKLQKKQEEKLQKMIEEEEIRMLRKEMVPKAQLMPFFDRPFLPQRSSRPLTMPKEPSFGNVNSTCWTCVFNNQYYLYHIHHVHA, from the exons ATGTGTACTGGAAAATCATCACACACAAAATCCCCACCCAAG TATGGGAAAACAAGTCCAACTTCTTCTGTACTCTCCCTGGGTTCTAACGGTAAAAGAATG ACCAAAGTGGAACATAAAGACAGAGCGCATGACAAAACCAAGGCAGCCGCTGCTAAG AATGTTGCAAAAGCACCAGCAAAAGAGAACAAAAAGCCTCTTGCGTTCAAGCTTCACTCTGGCGAGAGAGCAGTGAAACGTGCCATGTTCAACTATTCG GTTGCAACTAATTACTATATCACGAAACTGCAAAAGAAACAAGAAGAGAAGTTACAAAAG ATGATAGAAGAGGAAGAGATTCGTATGCTAAGAAAGGAAATGGTTCCGAAAGCTCAACTGATGCCTTTCTTCGACCGACCTTTCCTTCCACAGAG ATCAAGCAGACCGTTGACGATGCCAAAGGAACCAAGCTTTGGAAATGTTAACAGTACTTGTTGGACTTGTGTGTTCAACAACCAATACTATCTCTATCATATTCACCATGTTCATGCTTAA
- the LOC106339815 gene encoding uncharacterized protein LOC106339815, which translates to MSMAEDTPSPPPFVEVFCEISGKDYRFTAGTKADFAVSVINRKLGSSKSKSKALYIEAAKEGEEPISFGDGASLVSYGHGWRLKTVIADSDLPGTDKEGPFQRQFPSVLSTGSKDSKPAKAMKAEFEGDQSLKYIGRIMFAFVLMFILGGLFTVALENLPRLILLFTNPSM; encoded by the exons ATGTCAATGGCGGAAGATACCCCCTCGCCACCGCCC TTTGTGGAGGTGTTTTGTGAAATATCCGGCAAAGACTACCGATTCACAGCTGGGACCAAGGCCGACTTCGCTGTCTCCGTCATCAATCGGAAACTTGGTTCCTCCAAATCCAAATCCAAAGCACTTTACATCGAAGCGGCAAAGGAAGGTGAAGAGCCTATCAGTTTCGGTGATGGTGCTTCTCTTGTGAGTTACGGACATGGTTGGAGGCTTAAGACAGTGATTGCCGATTCTGATTTGCCTG GAACTGATAAAGAGGGCCCTTTTCAGAGACAGTTTCCTTCTGTGTTATCAACG GGTTCCAAAGATTCCAAGCCTGCAAAAGCTATGAAAGCAGAATTTGAAGGAGATCAAAGTCTGAAATACATTGGGAGGATAATGTTTGCATTTGTTTTAATGTTTATACTTGGTGGTCTCTTCACCGTAGCTCTTGAGAACCTTCCTAGACTGATTTTACTCTTTACCAATCCTTCCATGTAA